In the Anopheles merus strain MAF unplaced genomic scaffold, AmerM5.1 LNR4000040, whole genome shotgun sequence genome, one interval contains:
- the LOC121601224 gene encoding uncharacterized protein LOC121601224 has product MYNINDDKGCGYDNGANHAPKFKSKKVSILRNALKAEKRRNLLLAAKLKYQNKARAKHLREIKQFKADIVKEAIHSTAIDMQNRENTTLSSSMNTLSAVSINIPECKPITNTEEIDRKSFKDWKDLLEASMDLAGITDEYTKNNVFKVKAGPMLLEVLDSTPKQPLSETSNAPYSNAMKRLNDFFGSREYRLVQRQKLRALTQDAEESDLKYLKRVIATAKLCDFEEEKLMEGVTEVIQLHALNAKVREAGRKVLRKGGTLAALVDKIRGYEVDKTNEEIFKRTHQPASDFRIAAVARSGVESNSAAGSGTEPRGRNFDYQGQSSWRNFGNPSNKYGRNNSRYENKFVPCWRCSSIFHVPSKCHAANKICRNCKKTGHIERACRQIPTPSNTLKRRISRDDERPVITKKIATVTKDEEQKEDTNVVSDYSS; this is encoded by the exons atgTATAACATCAATGATGACAAGGGCTGCGGTTACGACAATGGCGCAAACCACGCTCCCAAATT tAAATCAAAGAAAGTGAGCATATTACGCAATGCTCTTAAGGCGGAGAAAAGGCGGAACCTCTTACTTGCGGCTAAGCTGAAGTACCAAAATAAAGCTAGAGCAAAACATTTACGAGAAATAAAGCAGTTCAAAGCCGACATTGTCAAAGAGGCGATTCATTCAACGGCGATCGATATGCAAAATCGTGAAAACACCACCCTTTCTTCCTCCATGAACACACTTTCGGCTGTTTCTATAAATATTCCGGAGTGTAAACCAATCACTAATACGGAAGAAATCGATCGCAAATCCTTCAAAGATTGGAAAGATTTGTTAGAAGCATCTATGGACCTCGCCGGTATCACTGATGAGTAtaccaaaaataatgtttttaaagtAAAGGCAGGACCTATGCTGCTAGAGGTCCTAGACTCGACTCCAAAACAGCCATTATCTGAGACATCAAACGCCCCATATTCAAACGCTATGAAGCGACTGAACGACTTTTTCGGTTCTCGAGAATATCGCTTGGTGCAGCGGCAAAAGTTAAGAGCATTGACGCAGGACGCGGAGGAGTCGGACTTAAAATATCTTAAGCGAGTGATAGCCACAGCTAAATTGTGCGATTTTGAGGAAGAAAAACTAATGGAAGGCGTGACAGAAGTTATACAACTACATGCGCTCAACGCCAAAGTGCGAGAGGCAGGTAGAAAGGTTCTACGCAAAGGAGGTACCCTAGCAGCTCTGGTGGACAAAATTCGAGGATACGAAGTGGATAAGACAAACGAGGAAATTTTCAAGAGGACACATCAGCCAGCATCGGACTTCAGAATAGCGGCGGTTGCACGAAGCGGAGTCGAATCGAATTCCGCTGCTGGATCCGGAACGGAACCGCGGGGAAGGAACTTCGATTACCAAGGACAATCCAGCTGGAGGAATTTTGGGAATCCCAGCAATAAATACGGACGAAATAATTCAAGATACGAAAATAAGTTCGTACCCTGCTGGAGATGCTCCAGTATATTTCATGTACCATCTAAGTGTCATGCAGCAAATAAGATCTGCCGAAACTGTAAGAAAACGGGTCACATTGAACGTGCTTGCCGACAAATACCGACACCATCAAACACACTGAAACGTCGGATCAGTCGGGACGATGAAAGACCCGTCATTACAAAGAAAATCGCCACAGTGACTAAAGATGAGGAGCAAAAAGAAGACACGAACGTCGTAAGTGACTATTCCTCATAA
- the LOC121601223 gene encoding muscle calcium channel subunit alpha-1-like, which yields MRFLSCPTPTDHCEAIEIPNDRSSAHTTYAKRLSEAVVSSSPIPISDEKSLFLLKPTNRFRQFCHWLCNHTVFGNIILLCIMLSSVMLAAEDPLNANSERNQILNKFDFFFTAVFAIELILKVIAYGFILHKGAFCRSAFNLLDLLVVSVSLVSMLFSSGTISVVKILRVLRVLRPLRAINRAKGLKHVVQCVIVAVKTIGNIVLVTFLLQFMFAVIGVQLFKGKFFSCSDRSKYEEAECHGTYLVFEDGNVDKPVSKEREWSNNRFHFDDVQKAMLTLFTVSTFEGWPSLLYVSIDSHTENFGPIYNYRPLVATYYIIYIIVIAFFMVNIFVGFVIVTFQNEGEQEYKNCDLDKNQRNCIEFALKAKPVRRYIPNDDRIQYKVWWFVTSQLFEYTIFILIMMNTITLSMKFYRQPQPYTEWLDFLNLLFTAVFALEFVFKLAAFRFQNYFGDAWNVFDFIIVLGSFIDIVYSEVTTSSGTKGASTIISINFFRLFRVMRLIKLLARGEGIRTLLWTFIKSFQALPYVALLIVMLFFIYAVIGMQVFGRIALDDDTAIHRNNNFQTFPQAILVLFRSATGEAWQDIMLDCSAREEVRCDENSEDKESKEGCGSNFAFPYFISFYVLCSFLIINLFVAVIMDNFDYLTRDWSILGPHHLDEFVRLWSEYDPDAKGRIKHLDVVTLLRKISPPLGFGKLCPHRVACKRLVSMNMPLNSDGTVLFNATLFAVVRTSLKIKTEGNIDEANLELRHIIKQIWKRTSNKLLDQVVPPPGIDDEVTVGKFYATYLIQDYFRRFKKRKNYDRNSEPASHMTLLAGLRILHKKGPKLKRKISGTLHESASSINPEPTHRRNHKLFGINWPTSYTIRKPYFNKANTINSTQEHCPPVRTTRTYATLNKGFRNVNKTLMYGFRMMHDHDQFKETFTSDIEIETNDTDRALKPLCFGEIYSKQTSRVVNAAENET from the exons ATGCGCTTTTTATCTTGTCCAACACCAACAG ATCACTGTGAAGCGATAGAAATACCGAATGATCGTTCTTCCGCTCATACAACATATGCCAAACGATTATCGGAGGCCGTGGTATCCAGCAGCCCTATACCGATATCGGACGAAAAGTCACTCTTTCTATTGAAGCCTACCAACAG GTTTCGTCAGTTTTGCCACTGGTTGTGTAATCACACAGTATTTGGTAACATAATCCTCCTGTGCATCATGCTTTCTTCCGTTATGTTGGCTGCTGAGGATCCGTTAAATGCAAATTCGGAGCGGAATCAAATATTGAACAAATTTGATTTCTTCTTCACCGCTGTATTTGCTATCGAGCTAATTTTAAAAGTGATAGCTTACGGATTTATTCTTCACAAAGGAGCATTCTGTCGCTCAGCCTTCAATTTATTGGATTTGCTAGTAGTCAGCGTCTCATTAGTGTCCATGTTGTTCAG CTCAGGAACAATATCTGTCGTCAAAATTCTTAGGGTGCTTCGAGTGTTAAGGCCTCTAAGAGCTATTAATAGAGCGAAAGGATTAAAG CATGTTGTGCAATGCGTTATTGTTGCTGTTAAAACAattggaaacattgttttggtaaCATTCTTGCTACAATTTATGTTTGCCGTGATTGGAGTACAATTATTCAAG ggTAAATTCTTTTCCTGCTCAGATCGTTCGAAATACGAAGAAGCGGAATGTCA CGGCACTTACCTAGTTTTCGAAGATGGTAACGTAGATAAACCTGTGTCGAAGGAAAGAGAATGGTCTAACAACAGGTTTCATTTCGATGATGTACAAAAAGCTATGCTTACCCTTTTTACTGTTTCTACCTTTGAAGGCTGGCCATC CTTGCTCTATGTGTCGATCGACTCACATACGGAAAACTTTGGACCAATATACAATTATCGGCCGTTGGTTGCGACGTACTACATTATATACATAATTGTTATTGCCTTTTTCATGGTAAACATCTTTGTTGGCTTTGTGATAGTTACATTTCAAAATGAAGGCGAGCAAGAGTATAAAAACTGTGATCTCGATAAAAACCAGCGTAATTGCATCGAATTTGCACTTAAAGCTAAACCAGTCCGACGATACATCCCAAACGATGATCGGATACAGTATAAAGTATGGTGGTTCGTTACGTCACAGCTATTCGAGTACACCATATTTATTCTGATTATGATGAACACGATTACACTGTCTATGAAGTTCTATCGTCAACCACAACCATACACCGAATGGCTAGATTTTTTAAATCTACTGTTCACTGCAGTATTTGCGCTGGAGTTTGTATTTAAACTAGCAGCATTCAGGTTTCAG AACTATTTTGGAGATGCTTGGAACGTTTTCGATTTTATTATCGTATTAGGAAGCTTTATCGATATCGTTTATTCCGAGGTGACGACTAGTAGTGGAACTAAG GGTGCTTCGACGATCATATCCATAAATTTTTTCCGCTTATTTCGCGTAATGCGACTTATCAAATTGTTAGCTCGTGGTGAAGGAATACGCACCCTTCTGTGGACATTCATAAAATCCTTTCAAGCACTGCCATATGTAGCATTACTTATAGTAATGTTATTCTTTATTTATGCTGTCATAGGAATGCAA GTTTTTGGCCGTATTGCATTGGATGACGATACCGCAATACATAGAAATAACAATTTCCAAACTTTTCCTCAGGctattttggttttgtttagaTCAGCAACTG GAGAGGCTTGGCAAGATATTATGCTTGATTGTTCCGCTCGTGAAGAGGTACGCTGCGATGAAAACTCAGAGGATAAGGAATCCAAAGAAGGCTGTGGATCCAACTTCGCCTTCCCTTACTTTATTTCCTTCTATGTACTTTGTTCATTTCTCATCATAAATTTGTTCGTGGCTGTTATAATGGATAACTTTGACTATTTGACACGAGACTGGTCTATACTTGGACCCCATCATCTGGATGAGTTTGTGCGCCTGTGGAGCGAGTACGATCCAGACGCCAAGGGTCGTATCAAGCATCTGGACGTAGTGACTCTGTTACGTAAAATCTCGCCACCGCTAGGTTTTGGCAAGCTGTGCCCGCACCGAGTAGCCTGTAAGCGTCTAGTCTCGATGAACATGCCGCTAAACAGTGACGGTACGGTGTTATTCAATGCAACACTGTTTGCGGTAGTGCGCACTTCgttaaaaatcaaaactgAGGGGAACATCGATGAAGCGAATCTTGAGCTGAGACAtattattaaacaaatatgGAAACGAACAAGCAATAAACTGCTGGATCAAGTAGTGCCCCCGCCTGGCATAGATGATGAGGTAACGGTGGGTAAATTCTACGCAACATATTTAATACAGGACTACTTCAGGAGgtttaaaaaacgaaaaaactaTGACCGTAATTCTGAACCGGCTTCACACATGACTTTACTCGCCGGATTACGAATACTGCATAAAAAAGGGCCCAAACTGAAGCGTAAGATTTCGGGTACACTTCATGAAAGTGCATCTTCTATAAACCCAGAGCCAACACATCGG CGTAATCACAAGCTCTTTGGAATTAACTGGCCCACGTCATACACGATAAGGAAACCATACTTTAATAAAG ctAATACTATTAATTCGACCCAAGAACATTGCCCTCCAGTTCGGACGACAAGAACTTATGCTACACTGAACAAAGGATTCCGCAATGTCAATAAAACTCTAATGTACGGTTTTAGAATGATGCATGATCACGATCAGTTCAAAGAAACTTTCACCAGTGATATTGAAATTGAAACCAATGATACTGATAGAGCACTAAAACCACTTTGTTTTGGCGAAATATATTCAAAACAGACTAGCCGGGTTGTAAATGCAgcagaaaatgaaacataa